The following is a genomic window from Niveispirillum cyanobacteriorum.
GGGGATGGCGACAGCGACGGATTCGATTCCAAGCGATTCGACGCCGACGCCGATGATATGGGGCTGGCACGACCCTTCCGGCCCCGCCCCATCCCGAAAGGTAGCAACCTGCCGGCCCTTCCCGGCCAGTCCAAGGCGCGCCGAGCCGCGATGGCGGCCTGGGCCGGACTGGTACTGGCCGTGGGCGGCATCGGGGCCGGGCTGTTCTATGGCAAGGACATGATCATCCAGGCCTGGCCCGCCGCCTTCCCGCTCTATGAAATGGCGGGGCTGGCGGAACTGCCGGGCACGGGCTTGTCGGAACCGGGTGACCCCAAGACCACCAAGGTTGAAATCCGCGACATCGAAGGCATCAACATGCTGTTCGTATCGGGAGAGATCGCCAACAAGTCCGACAGCCAGCGGGATGTGCCCGATATCCAGGCCGTGGCCGTGGGGGAAGACGGTAAGGAACTGTACGCCTGGCGCATCGTACCGCCCGTACGCCGCTTGTTCCCCAACCAGTCCACAAAGTTCGAGTCGCGGCGGCCCGAGAACCAGGGCACCCAGGCCAAGAGCATCAGCTTCCGCTATGTCGCGCCGGAAAAACCGACCGCACATTGACCATTCCAAACGCCAAAAGAAAAGGCCGCATCCTGGAGGATGCGGCCTTTTCATTTTGATCATCGGGGGCAGCCGGTCAGCGCGGCGCCAGAACCATGATCATCTGCTTGCCTTCCAGCTTCGGCATCTGTTCGACCTTACCCAGATCGTCCAGCGCCTCGCGCACCTTGACCAGCACGTTCATGCCGATGTCCTGGTGCGCCATTTCACGGCCACGGAAACGCATGGTGACCTTGACCTTGTCGCCCTCTTCCAGGAAGCGGCGCATAGCCTTCATCTTGATCTCGTAATCATGCTCGTCGATGTTCGGACGCAGCTTGATTTCCTTGACCTCGATGATCTTCTGCTTCTTGCGGGCCTCGTTGGCCTTCTTCTGCGCCTCGTACTTGTACTTGCCATAGTCGAGGATCTTGCAGACGGGCGGATCAGCGTTGGGGCTGACCTCGACAAGGTCAAGCCCTGCCTCTTCCGCGGCGTACAGGGCGTCGCGCAGGCTGACGACACCAACCATCTCGCCCTCGGCGTCAACCAGACGCACGGAGCGGACATTGATTTCGCGGTTGATGCGTGGACCGTCGCGTTGGGGTTCGCGGTCTTGGGAGGTAGGCCTGGCTATGGAAACTTCTCCTGTTTTCCTGGGATCGCCGCCCGGCGGCAGCTTTGGCGCGCGGGCGGGCGGCGGTCCGTTATTATACGGGGTTCGGGGTAGTTTTAGAACGCAGAATCGGTCGAGGACGTATCCGCGGGCGGACGCGCCTCTTCCGACAGATTAGCAATGGCCGCGTCAAGGGCAAGGATTTCCTGCGCATTGGAGCCAAGACGACGCACGGCGACGGTTCCCTGCTCCGCCTCACGCGCACCGACGACCAGCATGACGGGTACCTTCTGGAGCGAATGTTCGCGGACCTTCAGGTTGATCTTCTCGTTGCGGACGTCCAGCTCGACCCGCAGACCGGCCCGGCGCAGCTTGGCCGCCACCTGTTCGGCATAGGCATCGGCGTCCGACACGATGGTGGCCACCGTCACCTGGGTGGGCGCCAGCCAGAGCGGGAACTTGCCAGCATAATGTTCGATCATCATGCCGATAAAGCGTTCCAGGCTGCCCAGGATGGCCCGGTGCAGCATGACCGGCCGATGCTTGGCCCCATCCTGCCCGATATAGCTGGCGTCCAGCCGCTCCGGCAGCTGGAAATCCAGCTGCAAGGTGCCGCACTGCCAGGAGCGTCCGATGGCGTCGGTCAGGTGGAACTCCACTTTGGGGCCATAGAACGCGCCCTCACCGGGCAGCTCCTCGAACTCCAAACCGTTGGCGCGCAGAGCCACCCGCAGGCTTTCCTCGGCCTTGTCCCAGGTGGCATCGTCACCCAGACGGTTGTCGGGGCGCAGGGCCAGCTTCACCGCGATCTTGTCAAAGCCCAGGTCCTTATAGACGCCCAGCTGCAAGGCGAAATATTCCTTCGCCTCGCTGCCGACCTGATCTTCGGTACAGAAAATATGCGCATCATCCTGGGTGAAATTGCGCACGCGCAGGATACCGTGCAGGGCGCCCGACGGCTCATTGCGGTGGCAATTCCCAAACTCGGCCATGCGCAGCGGCAGGTCGCGATAGGACTTCAGGCCCTGGCGGAAAATCTGCACATGGGCGGGGCAGTTCATAGGCTTCACGCCCAGATACTTCTCCACCCCGTCCTCGGAAACCGATTCCCGGACCTTGAACATGTTGTCGCCATAAAGGTCCCAATGACCCGACGCCTTGAACAGGCTCGAATCATAGAGCTGCGGCGTGCGCACTTCGACATAGTTGGCGGTGACCAGTTTGGCGCGGATATAGTTTTCCAGCGACCGGTAAAGCGCCCAGCCCTTGGGGTGCCAGAACACCGACCCTGTCGCCTCTTCCTGCACATGGAACAGGTCCATTTCGCGGCCCAGCTTGCGATGGTCGCGCTTTTCGGCCTCTTCAATCTGGTGCAGGTGATCGGCCAGTTCCTTTTCGGTGCGCCAGGCCGTGCCATAGATACGCTGCAACATGGCGTTCTTGGCATCGCCGCGCCAATAGGCACCGGCCACCTTCATCAGCTTGAAAGCATGGCCGACCCGGCCCGTGGTGGGCAGGTGCGGGCCACGGCATAGGTCGTACCACTTGCCCTGACGATAGATGGTGATGGTTTCAGAGGCCGGCAGATCCTCGATGATCTGGGCCTTGTACTTCTCACCGATGGACTTGAAATGCTCGATGGCCTCGGTCCGGTCCCATTCCTCGCGCGTGAAGGGTCGGTTCTCGTCCACGATCTCGTGCATGCGCCTTTCGATCTTCACCAGATCGTCGGGCGTGAACGGCGTGTCACGCGCGAAATCATAGTAAAAGCCCGTGGCGATGGCCGGGCCGATCGTCACCTGCGTGCCGGGATACAGTTCCTGCACGGCTTCGGCCATGATGTGCGCGGCATCGTGCCGGATCAGCTCCAGCGCGTCGGCCTCGTTCTTGTCCGTGACGATCGCCAGATTGCAATCGGCCTGCAACGGCAGAGCCAAATCACGGACAACGCCGTCGATCTTCACGGCCAGGGCGGCCTTGGCGAGCGACTTGGCGATGGAGGCGGCCACGTCGGCCCCGGTAGTGCCCTGCGCATAGGTCCGCACGCTGCCATCGGGCAGCGTAATGGCAACCTGGACGCTGGAAACGGGCACTTCAGCCGACGACATGGCTTTTCCCCTGATAGGAGTTGGAAATAGATGGAGCGCGACTTTTGACCGGCGGGCACCTGCCGGTCAAGCGCGGTAGATGGGCGAATTTCACATGGAAGGGAAGGGGTTTCGGTAGGGAGCTACCTTAAAATCGCGCCTCAACCCCCAGCGTCCCCACCCAACCGCGCCGCCGGCCCTCATAGCGGACGGTATCCAGGCTGAGGCTGGTTTCATCCAGGATGCGCCAGGACAGGCCAGCGCCATAGGCGTCATAATCCTGGCTGATATCCGGGCTCACCCCCTGCCACCATAGGGCCGCACCATAAGGACCGTTCTCGTAAGAGGCCATCAGGGTGGTGCTGGTCGCGTCATCGCCATTCAAACGACCGCTGTCACCATCATCCACGTAGATCACGCTGCCCGAAAACCCGCCATACAGCGCCAGTGCCGCCAGCTTCAGGCTTTCAGTATCACCCAACAGGGGATTGCGGCTGTCGGCGGTGACATAGCCGGCGGCCAGTTCATAGGAAACAGCGTCGATATCGCCCTGGTAGTTCAGGCCGATCTCCCAGAGATCGCGATCGAAACGGCCTGGCGTCTGCTTGGCGATATCCTCCACCAGACTGTCGCGCTTTGGCGCATAGGACACACCCAAGCGCAGACCCATGACGCGCGGCGTCTCGTACAGCAGCTTGGTGGCATCATCACTGTCGCGGCCCAGATGGTCGATGGGTGGGGCCGTGCCGGCGATGCCGGTCCACATCCCATCCATCTGCCCACCCGCCAGCAGCGGCAGCAGATCGACGGCCCGCTTGGCCGCGCCATCCTCATCGCCGATGCGCAGCCGGCCCCAGGCTGAATTGACGGTTAGGAAGACCTCATTCACCGTCAACTGGTCGTTGCGCCCCGGCCGGTCCAGGCTTTTCTGATAATCGCCCGACCCCACGGTGGCGGTTAGCGACAGGCCAAGCCCGCTATCGGTGGTGATCGTCCCCTCCCCCGTCGCGGCATAGGCGCCGAAAATATCATGTCCCTCGCCGGAGCGCACGACGGCACCCTGTCCTACACCGCGCCCCGTGAACTCCACCGTTTCACCGGCGGCGGGGAACACGGCCAGCAAGCTGACGGCGGCGGTGCGGATGGCGCGGGACAGGCGGGGCAAGATCACATCCATATCGGCGATGGCGCACGGCCACGGGATTGACGGGGCGGACAGGAAGGGCTTTACGTGCGTGATGGGGCGAAAACAAGGCCGATGGCCCGCCAGGCCCCGATGAATTGCACGAGAAGCCAACCATGACCGATCCCGCCAACGATGTGGCCGCCAACCTAGCTGAGATCAAGGCCCGCATCGACAAAGCCGCCGCAGAGGCCGGGCGCCCGGCCGGTGCTGCCCGCCTGATAGCAGTGTCCAAGGTGCAGCCTGTGGAAAAGCTGGAGTCGGCCCTGTCCGCCGGCCACCGGCTGTTCGGGGAGAACCGGGTGCAGGAGGCGAAAGCCAAGTTCCCCGGCGCGCGTGAACGCTATCCCGATATCGAACTGCATTTGATCGGGCCGTTGCAGACCAACAAAGTCAAGGAAGCCGTCTCCCTGTTCGATGTGATCCAGACGCTCGACCGCCCCAAACTGGCCGCCGCCCTGGCCGAGGAAGGGCGCAAACAGGGCCGCCTGCCCCGCCTGTTCGTGGAGGTGAATGTGGGGGCGGAACCGCAGAAGGCCGGCATCGCACCGGCCGACCTGGCCGCCTTTCTGGATGAATGCCGCGATGTTCATGGCCTCACCATTGACGGCCTGATGTGCATACCGCCCGCCGATCAGGAACCGGCCCCCTTCTTCGCCCTGCTCTCCGATCTGGCCCAACGTCACGGCCTTCGCGAGGTATCGATGGGCATGAGCGGGGATTACGAGTTGGCGGTGCGCCTGGGTGCCAGCTTCGTGCGCGTCGGCACAGCGATTTTCGGGGAGCGGATCAAGCCGGGCACTCATGCCTAACGGGTTGCCCGATTTCCGCGACTGGTCCTTCCTGGCACACGGCAGTGAGGATCAGCGCCGGGCCTTCGCAATCCTGTCGCAACACCGCCCGTTTGACCGGCTGAAAGGTGCCGACAGCGCGCTCGTCGGCACCTTTCCCATCGACATTGCCGTCGATGGCTCCGACCTCGACATACTGGTCGCCGCCGCCCCCGCCCGCTTCGCCGCCGTGCTGGACGCTGGATTCGGCCTGGAAGCAGGCTATACGCGCCGCCAGACACAGGTGACCGACGGCCCCGCCCTGGTAGCTGCCTTTGCGCTGGACGGTCTGCCTGTCGAGATTTTCGTGCAGGATGTTCCACTGGAGCGGCAGATGGGCTGGCGGCATATGCTGGTAGAGGCACGGTTGCTGTCACTGGACCCCAGCCTGCGCCCGGCGATCCGGGCACTGAAACAGGCCGGTATGAAAACCGAACCGGCCTTTGCACACATGCTGCATCTGCCGGGCGATCCCTATCGGGCGCTGCTGACCCTGGAAGCGCACAACGATACAGCCTTGATCCAGCTGCTGTCACAACGCCGGTCCGCCATGCCGAAACAGGGGTGATTAAAAAGCTTGCGGGATCGGATCGAGGTCATTATGTTCCGCGCCCATCCAGTGCGGAGGGGTGGCCGAGTGGTTGAAGGCGCTCGCCTGGAAAGCGGGTATACGTCAAAAGCGTATCGTGAGTTCGAATCTCATCCCCTCCGCCATTTTCTCGCTAAGGCGATGAAAAATAGGCCTCTTGGAAAAGCTCCAGGAGGCTTTTGGCATTTTGCACCACCCTCGCTACCGAACGCAGGGCGCGGATAACACTTGCCGCCATGGCCGTTTTGGACGAGTTGCAAAACCTTCGGGCAGAAAAATGCATTGCGCGCGCTGGTCGCATGACAGCTTTGGGCGTCGGGCCTTCCGGCTCTTTCTGAAGCCGTCCCAACAGACCCGACCTTCATGCGGCTGGTGCGAAAAGTTCAACGGAGGTAAAAGGCCCCCGCTTGAGGTGGCGGCCCGCCATGCTACTTCCTGATAAGCCCGCTGCTAGCGGCGACCCATCCGCCCACTGACTTTAGGCTGCTCGCCATGAGATCAAAAACGGTGATCGTAACTGGCGCTGCCAAGCGCCTTGGGCGGGCCATAACGATGCACTTGGCGCGGGCGGGATGGGATGTGGCCATTCACTACGGGACATCCCGGTCAGACGCAGAATCTGTCGCCCAAGAAGTGGAGCAACTGGGCCGCCGGGCGGCCCTGATTCAGGCCGATCTGGCAGCACCGGATGTCGGCATCCAGGTTGTGAGTGCGGCACAGGCCGCCTTGGGCCCAATTCGGGCGTTGGTGAACAGCGCATCGGTATTTGAATTCGATGAGGCGGACAGCTTCAAGGCTGAAAACTGGGATCATGCCTTTGCCGTCAATCTGCGTGCCCCCACGCTCTTGTCCCAGGCATTCGCCAATCAGGGCGAAAGCCTGGAAGACAGGTGCATAGTGAATATTCTGGACCAGAAAATTTCAAATCTTAACCCCGATTTCTTCAGCTACACGGCAACCAAGCTCGCCCTTGAAGGGGTCACCCGCCTTAGCGCAATGGCGTGGCAAGGCCGTGTCAGGGTTCTGGCAATTGCACCCGGGCTTTGTCTGCCCAGCGGTGACCAGACGGAAGAAGATTTCCAGACAGCCCATGCGACCGCACCACTCGGTCGCGGCTGCACGCCCGCTGATATTTCGGCACTCGTCGCATACTGCCTTGAGGCGCCTTTGATGTCTGGCCGAACAATCACGGTGGACGGCGGACAACATTTGCAGCCACGCAATCGAGACGTGATGTTTGAAGCCCGTGCGGAGCAAAAGCTATGAGGACGTGCCCTATATGCCGGGGCCCCGCCAAAAATATCCTCGCCAAGGAGTTCAATGTATCCTGCGGGGATTACTTCGAGGGCCATCGCCTGTACGAAGATAACATAGGCTCCTTTTGTCTACATGCCTGCGGTCTGTGCGATTTCGCATGGTACCCGGAATTTGAGGCATGGAGCGACAGCGACTTCCTTGCCCGCATCTATAATGGTGATTATCGCCTCTGCGACCCGCCGTTTGAGTATGAGAGGCCGGCAAGCCTGGCAAACTGGCTAAACTCATTCCTCGGCTTCCGCACATTGCTGGATTTCGGCGGTGGGCAGGGGACGCTCGCACATATGCTACGAAGCAATGGCAAGCTGGCTAACGTTTACGACCCCTACTATGGCAATACCACCCGCCCGCACGGCATGTATGACATCGTCACTGCGTTTGAGGTTATGGAGCATGTACCCGACCAGGATTGGTTAATCGGCTCCCTCTTGGCCTCATGTTCTGATACCGGAGTGCTGATTATATCGACCCTTCTGCGAACAGAGATAGGCAATCAAGACTGGTGGTATGCATCGCCTCGGAATGGCCATTGCTGTTTCCATTCCGCCAAAAGCTTGAAAATGCTTATGGATAAACATCACCTATACTTCCATTCGTTGAGCGATGAGCTTCATATAGTGGCAAGGAGCGTCAGGTCCTTGGATCTCTATAGGGGACTCGAAGCTCCGCGCATCAGCGGCAAACCGAAATTCAAGTTCGCCCGGCCGTGGTCAGAAATGGAGCCCATTTAGGAGCGTTTGCGGAAAATCTCGATTCCAGCGCCTGCCGTCTCATTGAAAATGCCCGGCTTGAGAATGGACACGCATACTGCATCAACGCGTGCATCACGGAAGCATTCAACGATAAGCGCCTCTGCCAGAGTCTCCAGGTAAGGAGTGTGGGGGCGCTTGTTCCAGCTCAAAATGAAGGACCGGATGGGGTCATAATCGACAATTCCACCGCCCTCAAACCCACTGGCATCTGCATAGCCCTTGCAATACATATCCACGTTAACAGCTAGGCGGTTGGGCCGTTCTGGAAACTGTTCCCAAGGATGAATGCCTACGCTACAGTCAACAGTAACGTTCAGAAGCCGCACGCGCAGGTAGTTCTGCGCGTCTTCCAAATTACACAAGGCGTTACCATAAGATGTGATTCCGTTCAATTTTTTCTCCGATTCTATCTTACAAAGCCCTATCGCGACATTAAGAACCCAAGCCGTCGCTGATAGTGTGGAGCCTGCGTCAGGCAGAGGGGTCAGCAGCGCCGGTATCGGCCTCAAAATTCCATTCTGACAATATGGCCCGAAGCATAAACATCAAGTCCTGACAGAAATAAAGTTGTTCCGCAGGATCCCAAAGGAAGTCTGGCGCAAGCTGTCTGGCAAGTACGATGGCACAGTACCTGTTACCGTCGAAAACCCTTTCAATTGGTGCTGGATTTATGCTGTAGCCGGCAGACTTCGCTCCAACCAGCGTATTCTTTAGCGGATCTGCGATATGAGACACAGCTTCGTCACCGGCATTCTTCTCACCGATTTCAGCCAAGCACGACACCAGCTTCTTGACCTTGCAATAATGTGCCTCCGGGATGCATATATTCACATTTGCGCGCTTTACGATCAGCTCCACTCGCAAATAAATTTCTTTCCCTTCGGACAACAGCCGATAATCGGCGAAGCAATCTCCCCGCACATGGCATATCTCGATACAAGTCTTCGGCCTATCCTTTAGCAGCATATCTGCCGACGAGCGGCGGTCAGAGAAAGAAACCGACCGCAGAATGGAATTCAGAAATCCTGTTTCATGCTGATAAGGCTTGAAGACTTTCTTCTTATGCTCAACGACTTTTGAGAGTTCGCGCGGAATTTTGTCTATGAGCACGGACTGTGTCCGGTCAATGAGGGCCTCGCCCCCTGAATGGGCAAATTGCAAAAACACCAAAATAAGAATGATTGGAAGCAGGACGGCAAGCAGCTGGGATCCCGCGACAACCCAGAATTCTCTATTGTCACCCAACCCTTTTTGAATGACATACATGTTTAAGGCTAAAATAATTACAGCCGCCAGAAACCCGGTTATTTTAAGCTTTACGGGTATTGTGGCGATACGAACATTCTGAAGGAGATCGTTAGACATATTCCGCGTGATCCATTTCGCGATGACAGAGTGTAAAACCCATTAAGACTGCGTCAGTCCTGGCTTTTTTTATTGCAATCTGTCCCATTCCGGCAGTCTTCACGTTTGCATGGGAGGCTCCGAAACAAAAACTGTCAAGTTTTTAAGCATTCACGTCTAGCGCTGGCAGCTTGCATGAGTCAGATGCGACATGGGGCCGGACCGACGGTGGCGGTGTAGATCGCATC
Proteins encoded in this region:
- a CDS encoding zinc-ribbon domain-containing protein — encoded protein: MILSCPSCAKRFMLDGRLLGAGRKVKCGQCGNVWFAEPSMAVAPPPPSRPAAAPTPAQRAPAAQRPAAPAKAPLAVVERPGAGGGSAPAGRPAARNAVSPPPPPPPPPPPMEEPRGNLFDDPPSDDLAGFGDLGGDGDSDGFDSKRFDADADDMGLARPFRPRPIPKGSNLPALPGQSKARRAAMAAWAGLVLAVGGIGAGLFYGKDMIIQAWPAAFPLYEMAGLAELPGTGLSEPGDPKTTKVEIRDIEGINMLFVSGEIANKSDSQRDVPDIQAVAVGEDGKELYAWRIVPPVRRLFPNQSTKFESRRPENQGTQAKSISFRYVAPEKPTAH
- the infC gene encoding translation initiation factor IF-3; the protein is MARPTSQDREPQRDGPRINREINVRSVRLVDAEGEMVGVVSLRDALYAAEEAGLDLVEVSPNADPPVCKILDYGKYKYEAQKKANEARKKQKIIEVKEIKLRPNIDEHDYEIKMKAMRRFLEEGDKVKVTMRFRGREMAHQDIGMNVLVKVREALDDLGKVEQMPKLEGKQMIMVLAPR
- the thrS gene encoding threonine--tRNA ligase, whose protein sequence is MSSAEVPVSSVQVAITLPDGSVRTYAQGTTGADVAASIAKSLAKAALAVKIDGVVRDLALPLQADCNLAIVTDKNEADALELIRHDAAHIMAEAVQELYPGTQVTIGPAIATGFYYDFARDTPFTPDDLVKIERRMHEIVDENRPFTREEWDRTEAIEHFKSIGEKYKAQIIEDLPASETITIYRQGKWYDLCRGPHLPTTGRVGHAFKLMKVAGAYWRGDAKNAMLQRIYGTAWRTEKELADHLHQIEEAEKRDHRKLGREMDLFHVQEEATGSVFWHPKGWALYRSLENYIRAKLVTANYVEVRTPQLYDSSLFKASGHWDLYGDNMFKVRESVSEDGVEKYLGVKPMNCPAHVQIFRQGLKSYRDLPLRMAEFGNCHRNEPSGALHGILRVRNFTQDDAHIFCTEDQVGSEAKEYFALQLGVYKDLGFDKIAVKLALRPDNRLGDDATWDKAEESLRVALRANGLEFEELPGEGAFYGPKVEFHLTDAIGRSWQCGTLQLDFQLPERLDASYIGQDGAKHRPVMLHRAILGSLERFIGMMIEHYAGKFPLWLAPTQVTVATIVSDADAYAEQVAAKLRRAGLRVELDVRNEKINLKVREHSLQKVPVMLVVGAREAEQGTVAVRRLGSNAQEILALDAAIANLSEEARPPADTSSTDSAF
- a CDS encoding porin → MPRLSRAIRTAAVSLLAVFPAAGETVEFTGRGVGQGAVVRSGEGHDIFGAYAATGEGTITTDSGLGLSLTATVGSGDYQKSLDRPGRNDQLTVNEVFLTVNSAWGRLRIGDEDGAAKRAVDLLPLLAGGQMDGMWTGIAGTAPPIDHLGRDSDDATKLLYETPRVMGLRLGVSYAPKRDSLVEDIAKQTPGRFDRDLWEIGLNYQGDIDAVSYELAAGYVTADSRNPLLGDTESLKLAALALYGGFSGSVIYVDDGDSGRLNGDDATSTTLMASYENGPYGAALWWQGVSPDISQDYDAYGAGLSWRILDETSLSLDTVRYEGRRRGWVGTLGVEARF
- a CDS encoding YggS family pyridoxal phosphate-dependent enzyme translates to MTDPANDVAANLAEIKARIDKAAAEAGRPAGAARLIAVSKVQPVEKLESALSAGHRLFGENRVQEAKAKFPGARERYPDIELHLIGPLQTNKVKEAVSLFDVIQTLDRPKLAAALAEEGRKQGRLPRLFVEVNVGAEPQKAGIAPADLAAFLDECRDVHGLTIDGLMCIPPADQEPAPFFALLSDLAQRHGLREVSMGMSGDYELAVRLGASFVRVGTAIFGERIKPGTHA
- a CDS encoding DUF4269 domain-containing protein — protein: MPNGLPDFRDWSFLAHGSEDQRRAFAILSQHRPFDRLKGADSALVGTFPIDIAVDGSDLDILVAAAPARFAAVLDAGFGLEAGYTRRQTQVTDGPALVAAFALDGLPVEIFVQDVPLERQMGWRHMLVEARLLSLDPSLRPAIRALKQAGMKTEPAFAHMLHLPGDPYRALLTLEAHNDTALIQLLSQRRSAMPKQG
- a CDS encoding SDR family oxidoreductase, translated to MRSKTVIVTGAAKRLGRAITMHLARAGWDVAIHYGTSRSDAESVAQEVEQLGRRAALIQADLAAPDVGIQVVSAAQAALGPIRALVNSASVFEFDEADSFKAENWDHAFAVNLRAPTLLSQAFANQGESLEDRCIVNILDQKISNLNPDFFSYTATKLALEGVTRLSAMAWQGRVRVLAIAPGLCLPSGDQTEEDFQTAHATAPLGRGCTPADISALVAYCLEAPLMSGRTITVDGGQHLQPRNRDVMFEARAEQKL
- a CDS encoding class I SAM-dependent methyltransferase, whose protein sequence is MRTCPICRGPAKNILAKEFNVSCGDYFEGHRLYEDNIGSFCLHACGLCDFAWYPEFEAWSDSDFLARIYNGDYRLCDPPFEYERPASLANWLNSFLGFRTLLDFGGGQGTLAHMLRSNGKLANVYDPYYGNTTRPHGMYDIVTAFEVMEHVPDQDWLIGSLLASCSDTGVLIISTLLRTEIGNQDWWYASPRNGHCCFHSAKSLKMLMDKHHLYFHSLSDELHIVARSVRSLDLYRGLEAPRISGKPKFKFARPWSEMEPI
- a CDS encoding dihydroneopterin aldolase, with translation MNGITSYGNALCNLEDAQNYLRVRLLNVTVDCSVGIHPWEQFPERPNRLAVNVDMYCKGYADASGFEGGGIVDYDPIRSFILSWNKRPHTPYLETLAEALIVECFRDARVDAVCVSILKPGIFNETAGAGIEIFRKRS